One part of the Verrucomicrobiota bacterium genome encodes these proteins:
- the cimA gene encoding citramalate synthase — protein MTTKAKVFLYDTTLRDGTQGEGISFSLLDKIRIAEKLAGFGMDYIEGGWPGSNPKDLAFFAEARKHDFGKTKIAAFGSTRRAGIKASEDNQLAQLLEAETPVVTIFGKSWKLQVDKVLGVPHEENLAMISDSVSYLKSCGREVFYDAEHFFDGYKDDAEFALRTLAAAAEAGADMLVLCDTNGGTMPEEISAITGAVESRFPGKVGIHTHNDCGMGAANALAAVHAGAIQIQGTMNGYGERTGNCNLTTVIPCLQLKIGIPVVPDLTRLREVSLFVDELANCQPDVRAPFVGNTAFAHKGGMHVNAVAKTAAAYEHIEPSAVGNHQNILVSELSGRSNILLKAEELGLELTKSDPAVLRVLERIKALESEGFEFEAADASLDLLIRKELGLHTPLFELQGYHCSFRRNAAGSSTTCEATITILNNGHSLVMTAEGDGPVNALDAALRKALLQLHPWIAGIRLSDYKVRIVDGGRGTAARTRVHILSSEGVDSWGTVGVSDNIIEASWMALVDSLEYRASKR, from the coding sequence TTGCCGAGAAGCTTGCCGGTTTTGGCATGGATTACATCGAGGGTGGATGGCCCGGTTCGAATCCCAAGGATCTCGCATTCTTTGCGGAGGCTCGGAAACATGATTTCGGGAAGACAAAGATCGCCGCCTTCGGCAGCACCCGTCGTGCAGGGATCAAGGCTTCAGAGGATAACCAATTAGCCCAGTTACTGGAGGCGGAAACACCCGTGGTCACCATCTTCGGGAAGAGCTGGAAACTTCAGGTGGATAAGGTGCTGGGGGTTCCCCATGAGGAGAACCTCGCGATGATCAGCGATAGCGTGTCCTACCTGAAGTCGTGCGGACGTGAGGTCTTCTACGATGCCGAACATTTCTTCGATGGTTACAAGGATGACGCGGAGTTTGCCTTGAGAACGCTTGCCGCTGCTGCCGAAGCGGGAGCCGATATGCTCGTCCTCTGCGACACCAACGGGGGCACGATGCCAGAGGAGATCTCAGCAATTACCGGCGCAGTGGAATCTCGTTTCCCGGGGAAGGTGGGCATCCATACTCATAACGATTGCGGGATGGGTGCTGCTAATGCACTTGCTGCAGTCCATGCCGGTGCGATCCAGATCCAGGGGACGATGAACGGCTACGGCGAGCGCACAGGTAACTGCAACCTCACGACCGTGATCCCATGTCTCCAGCTCAAGATAGGCATACCTGTCGTTCCTGATCTCACGAGACTGAGAGAGGTGTCTCTCTTTGTGGACGAGTTGGCAAACTGCCAGCCTGATGTGCGGGCTCCTTTCGTTGGCAACACAGCCTTCGCTCACAAGGGGGGGATGCATGTGAATGCGGTGGCCAAGACAGCGGCAGCCTATGAGCACATCGAGCCTTCTGCTGTAGGCAATCATCAGAACATTCTGGTCTCCGAGCTTTCAGGTCGGAGTAATATCCTTCTCAAGGCTGAGGAGCTAGGCCTAGAACTTACCAAGAGCGACCCTGCCGTGCTCCGGGTGCTGGAGAGGATCAAGGCCTTGGAATCCGAAGGGTTTGAATTTGAAGCGGCTGATGCCTCACTCGATTTGCTTATCCGGAAGGAACTTGGGCTTCATACCCCACTCTTCGAGCTGCAGGGATATCATTGTAGCTTCCGCCGTAACGCTGCTGGGTCATCCACAACCTGCGAGGCCACCATCACAATCCTGAACAATGGCCATTCGCTTGTAATGACAGCCGAAGGAGATGGGCCCGTGAATGCCCTGGATGCCGCCCTCCGCAAGGCCCTGCTGCAGCTTCATCCTTGGATCGCCGGGATCAGACTTTCCGATTACAAGGTCCGCATCGTCGATGGAGGAAGAGGGACTGCCGCGCGAACCCGCGTTCACATTCTCTCAAGCGAGGGAGTCGATTCTTGGGGAACCGTCGGAGTCTCGGATAACATCATCGAGGCGAGTTGGATGGCGCTGGTTGACTCCCTTGAATACCGCGCCTCAAAGCGTTAA
- a CDS encoding M23 family metallopeptidase: protein MAPPNGTGFCKSRGFRAHGHLGEDWVIAGGKGQAFGHSVHSIGNGLVVLARDIHADWGNVVIVRHAWIDNRQLHFADSLYGHLDRMMVKEGEQVKRGQQIGTIGNNHGMYPPHLHFEMHKDLSIGVNHAGGTRDLLSYWVPTDFIMEHRKLHGGGRHVPTPAAHFLLPTPENPWSFHRFFFHPQKKKSSSKASHSHHSKKKHKHHKSSSSSSDSHSSQ, encoded by the coding sequence GTGGCGCCTCCCAACGGAACAGGATTTTGCAAATCACGGGGATTCCGTGCCCATGGTCATCTTGGAGAGGACTGGGTCATCGCCGGAGGAAAAGGGCAAGCATTCGGGCATTCTGTGCATTCCATCGGGAATGGCCTCGTCGTTCTGGCACGGGACATCCATGCCGACTGGGGGAACGTTGTCATCGTCCGCCATGCCTGGATCGATAACAGGCAGTTGCATTTTGCCGATTCTCTCTATGGTCATCTCGATAGGATGATGGTGAAGGAGGGAGAGCAGGTGAAACGAGGTCAGCAGATAGGCACCATCGGTAATAATCACGGAATGTACCCTCCTCACCTTCACTTCGAGATGCACAAGGATCTTTCAATCGGAGTGAATCATGCGGGAGGCACCCGCGACCTTCTCAGCTACTGGGTCCCCACGGATTTTATCATGGAGCATCGAAAGCTCCACGGTGGCGGACGCCATGTCCCGACTCCGGCTGCCCACTTCTTGCTGCCGACTCCGGAAAACCCTTGGTCCTTTCATCGCTTCTTCTTTCATCCCCAGAAGAAAAAGAGCTCTTCCAAAGCCTCACATTCCCATCACTCGAAGAAAAAGCACAAACACCACAAGTCCTCCTCCAGTTCTTCCGACTCCCACAGCAGTCAGTAG